In Emys orbicularis isolate rEmyOrb1 chromosome 12, rEmyOrb1.hap1, whole genome shotgun sequence, one genomic interval encodes:
- the LOC135886249 gene encoding olfactory receptor 5B21-like produces MKETGSGNLTTISHILLLRFGILKKKWLPLFTGFLAVYIISMAANLLLVVLDPHLQTPMYFFLSSLSCLEIVSTSNISPVMLADLQTGNVMISLGGCLAQLYLFGALATVECFLLAAMSYDQYLTVCCPLHYPSLMDGRVCRQLVVGSWVGRFLFMGIVSLSLIALSFCGPCEIDDYFCDFQPLLELSCTFTSKVQMVTVRFPFPL; encoded by the coding sequence ATGAAAGAGACAGGCAGTGGAAACCTCACCACCATCTCCCACATCCTCCTCCTGAGATTTGGGATCCTCAAGAAAAAGTGGCTCCCGCTCTTTACTGGCTTCCTAGCTGTCTATATCATATCCATGGCCGCCAACCTCCTCCTGGTGGTGCTGGACCCCCATCTCCAGACCCCTATGTATTTCTTCCTCtccagcctctcctgcctggaGATTGTCTCCACCTCCAACATCTCCCCTGTGATGCTCGCTGATCTCCAGACAGGCAATGTGATGATATCTCTTGGCGGCTGCCTTGCGCAGCTGTATCTCTTTGGCGCCCTGGCCACCGTGGAGTGCTTCCTGCTGGCAGCCATGTCTTATGACCAGTATTTGACTGTGTGCTGCCCACTCCACTACCCTTCCCTCATGGATGGCAGGGTCTGCAGGCAGCTGGTGGTTGGGTCCTGGGTGGGCAGGTTCCTGTTCATGGGTATTGTGTCACTGTCACTTATAGCCTTGAGCTTCTGCGGGCCCTGCGAGATAGATGACTATTTCTGTGATTTCCAGCCCCTCCTGGAGCTCTCCTGCACCTTCACCTCCAAGGTCCAGATGGTCACTGTCAGGTTTCccttcccactctga